In Paludibaculum fermentans, the genomic stretch CCAGGCCGAAGCCTGGGATTACCCGGTGGAGATGTTCGAGAAGCGGGTCTGGCACATCCCGCGGCCCGTGCCCGAGCTGGTCATGCTCGCTCGCGCAACTGAATGGATTCGCAGCGCGAAGCGGCCGATCATCGTGGCCGGCGGCGGCGTTCTCTACAGCGTCGCCAGCACGGCGTTGGCCCGATTCGCGGAACGAACGGGAATTCCGGTGGGCGAAACGCAGGCCGGCAAGGGTTCCCTGCCCTACGACCATCCGCAGAACCTCGGGGCGATTGGTGTGACGGGTACGCCCGGGGCGAACATTGCCGCGCGGGAGGCTGATCTTGTCATCGCGATTGGAACCAGGCTGAGCGACTTCACTACCGCTTCCAAGACCGCGTTTCAGAACCCGAATGTACGGTTTATCAACCTGAATGTGGCCGAGTTCGATGCCTTCAAGCACGCCGGATTGCCCCTGATTGCCGACGCCCGAGTGGGGCTGGAGCAGTTGGAAGCAGCGGCGTCCGGTTATTCCGTCGATGCGGACTATTCCGCGGCGATCGCGCAGTGGAAGGCGCGCTGGGAGGAGGAGACCGACCGGATCTACAACATCCAGCACGGTCCACCCATCAGCCAGGGCGAAGTCGTGGGCGCCGTCGCCAAAGTGGCGCAACCGAACGACGTCGTACTGAATGCAGCGGGCAGCCTGCCGGGCGACCTGCACAAGCTGTGGCGGACGAGTAAACCAGGCGGATACCACATGGAGTACGGCTACTCCTGCATGGGGTATGAGATCGCCGGCGGTTTGGGTGTCAAGATGGCGGATCCCTCGCGGGAAGTTTACGTCATGGTAGGCGACGCCTCATTCCTGATGATGTCGTCCGAGATCGCCACGTCGGTGCAGGAAGGCTACAAGCTGAACATTATCGTGCTCGACAACCACGGGTACTCGAGCATCGGCGGGCTCTCCAAAGCGATCGGCTCGGGCGGGTTTGGGACGAATTACCGCTGCCGGACCGAGAGCGGCAGCTTGGATGGAGAGAACGTGCCGGTGGATTTCGCGGCGTTGTGTTCCGGCTTGGGCGCCCGCACGGTACGGGTGACCACCCGCGCCGAGTTGGAGAGGGCGCTGGCCGAGATGCGCACGCACACCACGACTACGGCTGTCGTGGTGGAAGTGGACAAAGAGATGCGCGTGCCCGGCTACGAATCGTGGTGGGATGTGCAGATCGCGGAAGTCTCTGAGATCGAGAGCGTCCGCCAGGCGAGAGCCGAGTACGAACAGGCAGTCCGGAAGGAGCGGCGGCACGAGATCGCCGCGCCCAGGTAACTAACCCATGGCAAACAAAGAAATTCTGAACTACATCGGCGGAGCGTGGCAGCGCCCCGTCTCCGGCGCAGGGCTGCCGGTGATCAATCCGGCCACCGGCGAGACGATTGCGGTTTCGCCGGAAGGGTCGCAGGCCGACGTGGAAGCCGCCGTCCAGGCAGCCGCGGCCGCCTTCCCGGAATGGCGCGCGGTGCCTCCGGCAGAGCGCATCCAATACCTCTTCAAGTTCAAGCAA encodes the following:
- the iolD gene encoding 3D-(3,5/4)-trihydroxycyclohexane-1,2-dione acylhydrolase (decyclizing) produces the protein METRRLTMGQALLGFLKNQYVERDGVENRFIEGAWGIFGHGIIAGFGQALQQNPDFPYYMCRNEQAAVHIATAFAKSRMRLSTFACLSSIGPGATNMITGAATATINRIPVLLLPGDIFARRNVAPVLQQIESEQGQDFSVNDCFKPVSRYWDRISRPDQLPCSVVEAMRVLTSPAHTGAVVLALPQDVQAEAWDYPVEMFEKRVWHIPRPVPELVMLARATEWIRSAKRPIIVAGGGVLYSVASTALARFAERTGIPVGETQAGKGSLPYDHPQNLGAIGVTGTPGANIAAREADLVIAIGTRLSDFTTASKTAFQNPNVRFINLNVAEFDAFKHAGLPLIADARVGLEQLEAAASGYSVDADYSAAIAQWKARWEEETDRIYNIQHGPPISQGEVVGAVAKVAQPNDVVLNAAGSLPGDLHKLWRTSKPGGYHMEYGYSCMGYEIAGGLGVKMADPSREVYVMVGDASFLMMSSEIATSVQEGYKLNIIVLDNHGYSSIGGLSKAIGSGGFGTNYRCRTESGSLDGENVPVDFAALCSGLGARTVRVTTRAELERALAEMRTHTTTTAVVVEVDKEMRVPGYESWWDVQIAEVSEIESVRQARAEYEQAVRKERRHEIAAPR